The genomic DNA ACGGGCTCGTTGGTGGCGGCAGCCGCGAACTTCGGTGCGTGGCTTTCGGGTGCGGGCCCGGAGGTGTCGGCAATTGTTTCGGAGTTCGGTGAGTACGTCGGTGTGGCCTTCCAGATCGCCGATGATGTCCTGGACTTAGTCTCAACGGGTGAGACGTCAGGGAAGACCCCGGGAACTGATCTTCGCGAGGGCGTGGACACTCTTCCGGTTCTCCTCCTACGTCGCCGCAGTGCGCGAGGGATCCTCGATGCTCAAGGTGAAGAGATTCTCCACCTGCTTGAAGGTGACCTGTCATCGGATGAGGCTTTAGCTGAGGTTGTCTCCCGCCTGCGTACACACGACGTCCTTGAGGAAACTCGTCAACTTGCTCGCGACTGGGCTGATCATGCGGTTGGGTGTCTTGCCCCGCTTCCAGATTCGGAGGCAAAGACGGCGTTGGAGTCCTTTTCTGCTCTGATGGTGGATCGTTTGGCGTAGGGTTTCCCAGCTTCTGCGCATCCGCTCTGTGACGACGGCCTCGGATGTATGGTTCGTGTCTCACATGAGGTTGACCTTCGTGGGGACCGATAAGCTAGGGGACGGACTTTTACAGGTCGGGCACTCCGCGTGCTCGAATGATGAAGGAGACGTGGCTTGGCATCACTGAATGTCGCGGTAATCGGCGCAGGCCCGGCAGGTATTTACGCATCGGATATCTTGTCGAAATCGGGACTTGAGGTGAACATCGACCTCTTCGAGCGTCTCCCCGCACCCTACGGCCTTGTTCGCTACGGCGTTGCCCCCGATCATCCGCGCATCAAGCAGATCATCGTTGCTCTGTATCGAATTCTCCAACGCGGTGACATCCGTCTCCTAGGAAACGTTGAAATCGGTCGGGACGTGACGATCGATGACCTGCGTGAACACTACGACGCCATCATCGTTGCAACGGGAGCAGACCGAGATGCTCCCCTCGATATCCCGGGAATCGATCTTCCCGAGTCCTACGGTGCCGCTGACTTTGTGTCCTGGTACGACGGACATCCCGATTACCCCCGGACATGGCCGCTGGAGGCACAGGAGGTTGCCGTTATCGGTGTGGGCAACGTCGCCCTCGACGTTGCCCGAGTGCTTGCAAAGCACGCAGAGGACATGATGGTCACGGAGGTCCCCGAGAACGTTGCCGAGGGTCTGGCACGCAATCCGGTGACGGATGTCCACGTCTTCGGCCGTCGCGGTCCCGCGCAGGTGAAGTTCACTCCTCTTGAGCTCCGTGAGCTCGGCAAGGTTCCCGATGTTGATGTCATCGTCTCCGAAGAAGATTTCGACTTTGACGAGGGCTCGCAAAAGGCACTGCGCGAATCAAATCAGCAGCGTCAGGTTGTCAAAACATTAACGAACTACGCGTCGGTGGATCCCCAGGAGCACCGGGCATCACGCCGCATCCACATTCATCTTTTTGAGTCTCCGGCAGAGATTCTTGGTGATGAATCCGGACATGTGAAAGCCCTGCGCACCGAACGCACAGAGTTGACCGGTGACGGCAGTGTGCGCGGCACGGGTGTGAAAACAACGTGGCCAGTCCAAGCGGTCTACCGCGCAGTCGGCTACTACTCATCGCCGATTGAGGGCTTACCTTTTGACCGGGAACGCGGCGTCGTCCCCAACGACGAAGGTCGTGTGCTCGCTCATGCGGGAGCCGAGGACGAGGTTCTCACCGGCATCTACGCAACGGGATGGATCAAGAGAGGCCCCGTCGGTCTCATCGGCTCAACGAAGTCGGACGCGCAGCAAACCATTGCTCACCTCGTCGAAGACGCGAACGCCGGTAAGCTCCACGCGACAACACCACGTGTTGGCCATGAGGCGATGGTTGCGCTCCTGGACGAACGCGGAGTCGAATACACCACCTGGCAGGGGTGGGAACTCCTCGACGCCTACGAGAAGGAACTCGGCGAGAAATTCGGAGAACTCCCCAACGGTCGCGGAATCCGTGAACGCGTCAAAGTTGTGTCGCGGCGCGCGATGACGGATATCTCACGGGCAACAGGTGACGGTGCGGCTGCGTCCTCGTCCCTGATTGGAGACATGGGAGAAATGGGGGTTCCCAGTGCCCCCGAACGCTTCGATGACTACACGGGTCCAGGTCGGCGCACCTCAAAGGGTTCCTGAAGGGAGGAACTCGTGACGGTCGCGGGCGCGGAGGGCGCTGCGTGAGCGTGGCGTTCAGGAAGCATTCAGCTGCGCCTCATATTCTAGTTTCATGACGCGTCGCAGTTATCACAACGGCTTGAAAACCACGGTGCTTCTGGCGTCGATGTGGGCGATTCTTCTCCTGATCGGCGCAGTGATCGCTCAAGGAACAGGACGGGCGTGGTGGATCTGGGTTTTTGCTGGAATCGGCCTCGTCCAGACGGGCATTGCCTACTGGAATTCCGCATCAATCGCACTGCGGTCAATGAATGCGTACGCCGTGACCGAGGCGGAACGTCCCGATCTCTACCGGATCGTTCGGGAACTGTCGGAGCGGGCAGGTCAGCCGATGCCGTCGCTATGGATTGCGCCAACTCAGACACCGAACGCTTTTGCCACGGGGCGTGATCCTCAACACGCTGCGGTGTGCTGCACCGAAGGCATCCTTGAGCTGCTCAATGAGAGGGAACTGCGCGGCGTCCTCGGCCATGAACTGATGCACGTGTACAACCGCGATATCCTCACGTCCTCAGTGGCGGCCGCGATGGGCGGAATCATCACGTCGATCGCACAGTTCCTCATGTTCTTCGGGGCAGGGAACCGACGCGACAACAACGGGGGAGTGGGAGTGCTCGCCGCCATCGCCATGTCACTTCTTGCCCCCATCGCCGCCACGCTCATTCAGTTTTCCATTTCGCGAACCCGTGAGTTCGATGCGGACGAGGACGGGGCGCAGCTGACGTCGGATCCCCTAGCTCTGGCCTCGGCGCTGCGCAAACTTGATCACATGACCGAGCGCAGGCCTATGCAGCCAACACCGGCGAATCAGAATGTTGCGGCAATGATGATTGCCAACCCATTCCGCGGCCAGGGGATGCGCGCTCTCTTCTCCACGCACCCGCCGATGGATCAACGCATCGAACGTTTAGAAAAGATCGCCGGATACTGACAAAGACAGGGGCGTCTTCTCCTGTCCGCTACCCCCGGCGCGCGTGGTGCCGATACTGACGAGGCCGACGCGCGTGATGCCAGCTGCTGACGAGGTGGGGCGCTCAGCCGCGTCGGTTCTGAGAATCGAATGAGATCGGTTCTCAGAATCGGATCAGCTCGGTGCATCCCCAGATCGCGTCAGGCCTGCTTGCCTCGCCTCAGCGGTAGTTGACGAACTGGAGAGCCGTGTCAAACTTTTCCCCCGCCGGGCCCTTGAGCAGCGCAATGACGGCCTGAAGATCGTCGCGGGACTTTTGAGGACACGCGCAGTTCATCGCCCTGAATCTGCGCCTTGACACCCTTGGGGCCCTCGTCGCGGATGAGCTTGGAGATTTTCTTCGCTTCATCCTGGGCAATGCCTTCTTTCAGCGGCGTGACAAGCTTGTAGATTTTCCCGGAGGCTTTTGGCTCGCGATCCTTATAGTCCAGGGATTTGAGGGACAGACCACGCCGGATGAGTTTCGTCTGAAGAACGTCAAGGATCGCCAAGACACGCTCAGGTGAGTTTGCCTCCATCTCAATGGCATCTCCAGACAGGCGGATCGCGGCGTCAACATTACGGAAGTCGTATCGGTTGGCGATCTCCTTCGCGGCCTGGTTCACGGCGTTATCTACTTCTTGACGGTCGAGCTTAGAGACGATGTCGAATGACGAGTCAGCCATAGTGGGTCCTTTCAACGGATCGCGCGTGATTTTGCTCATGATCCACGTGGTCATGACGCGCGCGTGATGCCCCCTAGCGTAGTGGGTGACGAGGGCGGGTGGCGAAATATCGGTGTTTTTTGCCGGTGTCACCGAGAGGTTGTCGGCGTGGTCCGCCCTCAGTTGCTCAACTTCTTGGGGCCGCTCTGATTCGCATTTGGGCGTTGAATTCTGTTATTCTTCCACGGCACCGAAAAACGGTGCACGGCGGGGTTCCCGAGTGGCCAAAGGGATCTGACTGTAAATCAGACGCGGAATGCTTCGGGGGTTCGAATCCCTCCCCCGCCACACTTTCGACTTCGGTCGAAGAGGTTGCGCCGGCAGGGTTTTTACCGTGCTGTCGCGCCGCCCGGTGAAAACCGGGAAACGCTGTGAGGTCCTTCTCATGCGATTCGATTGCTTCGGTAGTCGGGCCTGAGCTAGGCTTTCCGGCGTTGCCCCGATAGCTCAGTAGGCAGAGCGTCTCCATGGTAAGGAGAAGGTCAAGGGTTCGATTCCCTTTCGGGGCTCTGGTTCGCGGCTCCGGTCGCAACCGCCGTGGCGGGGTAGCTCAGCTGGTTAGAGCGCACGACTCATAATCGTGAGGTCGCGGGTTCGAGTCCCGCCCCCGCTACCAAGATTGACCGGTCGCGCGCGACACAAACTATCAGCAAAAGAGGGAAGCAACCGTGGCAAGCAAGTCTCAGGACGTTCGCCCCAAGATCACTCTGGCCTGCTCGGAGTGCAAGGAGCGCAACTACATCACGAAGAAGAACCGTCGGAACACGCCGGATCGTCTCGAACTGGCAAAGTACTGCCCGCGTTGCCGCAAGTCGGTGATGCACCGCGAGACACGCTGATTCCGTCGACACAACGTGTCGCGTTCGCCCCTGAGGAGTGATCCCGGGGGCGTTCGCTGTATCCGCCCCATCATCTGCTCCGAGAGCCTCGACGTTTCCACGGCAAGGCCTGAGAATTCGGGAGCTAGACCGCTTCGTCCTCGTCCCCATTTTGTGAAGGAGCCCCATGTCCGCCCCGACCCTCGCTGACCTGACGACGCTACGTGTCGGCGGCCCTGTCGCTCAATTTGTCCGCTCCCAATCCGAGAGCGAATTCATCGAGGCGGTTGCCCAGGCGGATGCCACGGGTCTGCCTCTGCTCGTCATCGGCGGTGGATCGAATCTCCTCGCCTCGGACGCTCCCTTTGAGGGGGTCGTTGTCTCCCACGGCGTCGCTGCCATTACTCAGCACCCCGCACCCGCGGTCGGTGCGGGTCCTCTTCCTGATGGAGAGGGCGCCCCGGTGTCCTCGGATACTTCGGGGGACGAGGACGAGGCTGTCCGTGTGATCGCTTCCGCAGGGACGACCTGGGACGAACTTGTTGCCTGGACCGTTGACCGTGGTCTGTCGGGACTTGAGGCGTTGTCGGGGATCCCTGGGACAGTCGGTGCAGCTCCCGTGCAAAACATCGGCGCATACGGTCACGAAGTCGCTGAGTTCCTTGAAAGCATTCGGGCGTGGGATCGGCAGGAACACCGCGAGGTGACGCTCACGCGTGAGCAGATGGCTTTCGGCTACCGAACCTCCGTGATCAAGCGTTCGATCCTGGAAAGCGGATGGGGACCAACGGGACGATGGGTTGTCCTTGAGGTGACCTTCCGGCTTTGTCGATCACACCTGAGCGCTCCGATCCTGTACAGCCAGCTTGCGAGCAGTCTCGACGTGGAACAGGGTGACGTGGTCGCTTCTCGTCGCGTCCGTGAAGCTGTCCTGAGCCTGCGTGCCTCAAAGGGGATGGTCCTCACCCCAGGTGATCACGACACGTGGTCCGCGGGGTCGTTCTTCACGAACCCGATCATCCCCTCATCTGCGGCATCGGTCATTGACGAGGACGCCCCGCGGTATCCCGCGGGGGAAGCCGCTGATGGCACCCCCCTGGTGAAAACATCGGCGGCGTGGCTTATCGAACACGCGGGATTTACGAAGGGGTTCGCGCTTCCGGGCGAGGGACGGGCTGCGTTATCGTCGCGTCATGTGCTCGCGCTGACAAACCGTGGGGGAGCCACAGCACGCGAGATCGCCGATCTTGCCCGCGCCATTCAGCGGGGCGTGGAGGACACTTTCGGGATCCATCTTGTCCCCGAGCCGGTCTGCCTCGGTATTGACCTCTAGAAGCCGGGTATTGACCTCTAGGAGCTCGGTATCGAACTCGAGGAGGCAGGTCCGCATCCCTGCTGACCTCCGCCGTCCTCGGTTCCCGGTTCTGTGGCAAGCCATGCGACGATCTGTCCTCGCCACTGTGCTTTTCGAGACGGTGATGCCAGCGATGCGTCAATTGACTCACGGGCCAGGTCGGCCAGCTGTGCGTCACTGAAGTCGAAGGCATCACGAGCTGCCGCATACTGCGCCACAAGGCGCGAATGGAAGAGCAGAGGGTCATCTGCGCCCAGGGCGATTTTCACACCGTGTTCCATGAGCGTTGGTAACGGAACGTGAGCAAAGTCCGGATAGACCCCCAGGTGAACGTTCGACGTGGGGCACACCTCGAAGGCCACACCGGAACTGGCAAGACGATCAAGAAGTTCCAGGTCTTCACTGACGCGCACGCCGTGGCCGAGTCGTGCGGGGCTCAGAGCCGCAACGATTTCCCTGACGGATTGCGGTCCCAGTAATTCTCCGCCATGAGGTAGTGAGGCCAGACCGGCACGACGCGCGATGTGGAATGCCGCAGAGAACTCCGATGTTGTTCCCACGCGCTCATCGTTGGACAAGCCGAATCCGACGACGTCGCCAACTCCGTCGCCAACGTATTGCGCAGCGAGGCGAGCGAGGATCCGCGCGTCCAAGGGGTGACGGATACGTGACGCCGCAACAATGATTGCGACATCCACCCCGGTGGTTTTCGAGGCTGCGCGAGCTTCATCGAGGATGATTTCGAGGGCCGGAGTGATTCCCCCAACCCAGGGGGCGTAAGACGTTGGATCCACCTGCATCTCAAGTCGAACGGAGCCTTCGCGGGCATCGTCCTCGGCGGCCTCGCGAACGATGCGGCGCATGACTTCTTCGGAGCGGACGAGGTGGCGTGCAGCATCGTAGGAACGCTGGAATCTGAACCATCCACGCCCATCCGCGGGGACTTTCAGCGGGTCGAGTTCAACGAGGTGCTGAGGAAGACGAATCCCGGCGTCCTCGGCAAGCTCGATGAGTGTCTGCGGTCGCATTGCCCCAGTGAAATGGAGGTGGAGGTGAGCCTTGGGGAGCGTTGATGGGTCTCGTCGTCCGGGGGGTGGAGGTGTAGCTGTGGTCAGGTCGAAGGCCGGACGCGCTGAACTTTTGTGCCGGGCGGGCATGTCATCGCGCCTCATCGGTGTGCGTTCAGCCATTCGACGATGTCGGTGATGAGCTGCGGTCCTTCCGGCTCGTTGAGTACCTCGTGGTAGGCACCGGGGATGATCCGCAGCTCAAGGTCGAGGTCGGGGTGGGCCTCGAGCGCCGCAGCAACGAATTCCCGTGACCCGTCGAGATGGGCGAGGCGGTCCTGATCCCCGTGGAGGATGAGCATGGGCGTTGATAGGCGGTGAGCATGACGGATCGATTCGTCGCCCTGGACGAGCATTGTCGCTCCGGTGAGCAGAGCGACCCCGCCGTGCCAGTTGAGAATGTCGGCATCGAACTCAGCTTGAACCGCCGGGTCACGCGACAGCTTGGATTCGGCGTTCGGTAAGTCGCCGGGGGATGCGATGAGGCCCGGGCACATTCGCGCGAGGGGGAGGAGCTTGCGCGCAAGGTCGGGACTAATCCCCGATATGGGGCGGAAAGCTGGCCCTGAGAGAACGGTGCCGCGCAAGTGGGAGGAGTCAATGAGTGTTGAAGCCCCGGTGATCAGTCCTCCCATTGAGTGTCCGAAGAGGAAAATGTCACGAGTACGAGCATGCGTGAGCACGATGCGGCGGGCATCGAGGTGATCCTTGATGAGTCGTCCGACGTCGACGCGCGCTCGCGGACCGGATGCGGTGCCGTGACCCGCATGATCGTAGTAGGCGACGTCGTAGCCGGAGGCTGTTAGCGCATCGAAAAGAGGGAAATAGCGGCCTGAATGTTCGGCGTAACCGTGGGCTACTAAGACGGTCCCGTGGGGCTTTGCTGAATTTGCGCGAAGAAAGTGGAGGTCCATGACCCTATTGTGGCAGAGTCACCGCCCGTTGATCGGGCAACGTGTGCAACGGTGAGAATGAACTGGACGTGAACTGTGCCGTCCCACAGCGGTGGGACGGCACAGAACAGATGGACCATCAACGCGGTTGTTCACCGCGTGCGAGAGTCGACAGATGCTTAGCGGGCCTCGGCGAGGAGTTCTTGAACTCGACCGACACCTTCGACAAGGTCATCGTCGGAGAGGGCGTAGGACAGGCGGATGAAGCCAGATGGGCCGAATGCTTCGCCGGGAACAACCGCGACCTCGACCTCGTCAAGGATCAGATCGGCCAGCTGCGCCGAGGTCGTTGGAACGGTCCCGCGGATCGAACGTCCGAGAATGTTCTCAACGTTCGGGTAGGCGTAGAACGCCCCTTTGGGTGTGGGGACCTCAAGCCCATCGATCTGGCGGAGCATCGTGATCATTGTTTGGCGACGACGGTCGAAAGCTTCGCGCATGAGGTGCACTGTGTCGAGAGAACCAGAAACGGCTTGCAGCGCGGCACGTTGGGCCATGTTTGACACGTTCGATGTGAGGTGAGACTGGAAAGAGGTTGCGGCCTTGACGATGTCGAGCGGTCCGATCATCCAGCCAACACGCCACCCCGTCATCGCGTATGTCTTGGCGACACCGTTGAGTACCAGGGTCTGATTTGCCAGCTCGGGAAC from Schaalia sp. ZJ405 includes the following:
- a CDS encoding FAD-dependent oxidoreductase produces the protein MASLNVAVIGAGPAGIYASDILSKSGLEVNIDLFERLPAPYGLVRYGVAPDHPRIKQIIVALYRILQRGDIRLLGNVEIGRDVTIDDLREHYDAIIVATGADRDAPLDIPGIDLPESYGAADFVSWYDGHPDYPRTWPLEAQEVAVIGVGNVALDVARVLAKHAEDMMVTEVPENVAEGLARNPVTDVHVFGRRGPAQVKFTPLELRELGKVPDVDVIVSEEDFDFDEGSQKALRESNQQRQVVKTLTNYASVDPQEHRASRRIHIHLFESPAEILGDESGHVKALRTERTELTGDGSVRGTGVKTTWPVQAVYRAVGYYSSPIEGLPFDRERGVVPNDEGRVLAHAGAEDEVLTGIYATGWIKRGPVGLIGSTKSDAQQTIAHLVEDANAGKLHATTPRVGHEAMVALLDERGVEYTTWQGWELLDAYEKELGEKFGELPNGRGIRERVKVVSRRAMTDISRATGDGAAASSSLIGDMGEMGVPSAPERFDDYTGPGRRTSKGS
- the htpX gene encoding zinc metalloprotease HtpX, which encodes MTRRSYHNGLKTTVLLASMWAILLLIGAVIAQGTGRAWWIWVFAGIGLVQTGIAYWNSASIALRSMNAYAVTEAERPDLYRIVRELSERAGQPMPSLWIAPTQTPNAFATGRDPQHAAVCCTEGILELLNERELRGVLGHELMHVYNRDILTSSVAAAMGGIITSIAQFLMFFGAGNRRDNNGGVGVLAAIAMSLLAPIAATLIQFSISRTREFDADEDGAQLTSDPLALASALRKLDHMTERRPMQPTPANQNVAAMMIANPFRGQGMRALFSTHPPMDQRIERLEKIAGY
- the rpmG gene encoding 50S ribosomal protein L33 gives rise to the protein MASKSQDVRPKITLACSECKERNYITKKNRRNTPDRLELAKYCPRCRKSVMHRETR
- a CDS encoding UDP-N-acetylmuramate dehydrogenase, whose protein sequence is MSAPTLADLTTLRVGGPVAQFVRSQSESEFIEAVAQADATGLPLLVIGGGSNLLASDAPFEGVVVSHGVAAITQHPAPAVGAGPLPDGEGAPVSSDTSGDEDEAVRVIASAGTTWDELVAWTVDRGLSGLEALSGIPGTVGAAPVQNIGAYGHEVAEFLESIRAWDRQEHREVTLTREQMAFGYRTSVIKRSILESGWGPTGRWVVLEVTFRLCRSHLSAPILYSQLASSLDVEQGDVVASRRVREAVLSLRASKGMVLTPGDHDTWSAGSFFTNPIIPSSAASVIDEDAPRYPAGEAADGTPLVKTSAAWLIEHAGFTKGFALPGEGRAALSSRHVLALTNRGGATAREIADLARAIQRGVEDTFGIHLVPEPVCLGIDL
- a CDS encoding adenosine deaminase, giving the protein MPARHKSSARPAFDLTTATPPPPGRRDPSTLPKAHLHLHFTGAMRPQTLIELAEDAGIRLPQHLVELDPLKVPADGRGWFRFQRSYDAARHLVRSEEVMRRIVREAAEDDAREGSVRLEMQVDPTSYAPWVGGITPALEIILDEARAASKTTGVDVAIIVAASRIRHPLDARILARLAAQYVGDGVGDVVGFGLSNDERVGTTSEFSAAFHIARRAGLASLPHGGELLGPQSVREIVAALSPARLGHGVRVSEDLELLDRLASSGVAFEVCPTSNVHLGVYPDFAHVPLPTLMEHGVKIALGADDPLLFHSRLVAQYAAARDAFDFSDAQLADLARESIDASLASPSRKAQWRGQIVAWLATEPGTEDGGGQQGCGPASSSSIPSS
- a CDS encoding alpha/beta hydrolase; amino-acid sequence: MDLHFLRANSAKPHGTVLVAHGYAEHSGRYFPLFDALTASGYDVAYYDHAGHGTASGPRARVDVGRLIKDHLDARRIVLTHARTRDIFLFGHSMGGLITGASTLIDSSHLRGTVLSGPAFRPISGISPDLARKLLPLARMCPGLIASPGDLPNAESKLSRDPAVQAEFDADILNWHGGVALLTGATMLVQGDESIRHAHRLSTPMLILHGDQDRLAHLDGSREFVAAALEAHPDLDLELRIIPGAYHEVLNEPEGPQLITDIVEWLNAHR